One genomic segment of Brevinematia bacterium includes these proteins:
- a CDS encoding iron-containing alcohol dehydrogenase: protein MKQVSLSKTKVLFNLRGLSEVTNVFESFRRILVLTGKIHLKVSGEYEEIHRFFSLLGREFLVISEVTPNPTTDLVDMCYSMVKGFNPDVIVAIGGGSVIDTAKALSVKLPYPEVDLWDYAEGVKVAERAVPVVAVPTTSGTGSEVNRICVLTHPGKVQKRSIKMEVLYPAFALLIPFMTISLNKFLTATTAIDILSHAIEALVSRNSSFISQAVSEKAIRLTIENIFKAYNNGSNIDARTELQHASVLSGIAIDISGVGLMHALEHPVSARFPHISHGQGLAILFKKVIEHSFMFATNKFRIVAEAMGVRVRGNSDFSILHTLLDAIEYLLSYLDINKKLSDFGVEKSDIKYLVDDVLSYMVTSLRNSPYTPSRESIERIYKEVLY, encoded by the coding sequence ATGAAGCAGGTTTCGCTGAGCAAGACCAAAGTTTTGTTCAACTTAAGAGGTTTGAGTGAAGTAACGAATGTATTTGAGAGTTTTAGAAGGATATTGGTTCTAACTGGAAAAATTCACCTTAAAGTTTCTGGAGAGTATGAAGAAATCCACCGCTTCTTCTCTTTGCTTGGCAGAGAGTTTCTAGTGATCTCTGAAGTTACACCGAATCCGACCACGGATCTTGTAGATATGTGCTACAGCATGGTAAAAGGATTTAATCCAGATGTCATAGTTGCTATTGGTGGGGGGAGTGTGATAGACACAGCTAAGGCTCTTTCAGTCAAATTACCTTATCCGGAGGTAGATCTGTGGGACTATGCGGAAGGTGTGAAAGTCGCAGAGAGGGCTGTTCCAGTTGTAGCGGTTCCTACTACATCTGGAACAGGAAGTGAAGTTAACAGAATTTGTGTCCTTACCCATCCAGGCAAAGTTCAAAAAAGGTCAATAAAGATGGAGGTTCTCTACCCAGCTTTTGCCCTACTTATCCCTTTTATGACAATAAGCTTGAACAAATTCCTAACAGCTACCACTGCCATTGACATTCTGTCTCATGCCATTGAGGCACTGGTTAGTAGAAATTCTTCCTTCATTTCGCAAGCTGTCTCTGAAAAAGCTATAAGGCTTACGATAGAAAACATATTTAAGGCTTATAACAATGGTTCCAACATAGATGCTAGGACTGAACTCCAACATGCCTCTGTGCTGTCAGGTATTGCAATAGACATTAGCGGTGTAGGGCTTATGCATGCACTTGAGCATCCCGTAAGTGCAAGGTTTCCACACATCTCCCACGGTCAAGGCTTAGCGATACTTTTCAAGAAAGTAATAGAACACAGCTTTATGTTTGCTACTAACAAATTTAGAATCGTTGCAGAAGCCATGGGAGTAAGGGTTAGAGGAAACAGTGATTTTTCTATACTTCACACCTTACTGGATGCTATTGAGTACTTACTCTCCTACCTTGACATCAACAAAAAGCTTTCAGATTTTGGTGTTGAAAAGTCTGACATAAAATATCTTGTAGACGATGTGTTGTCATATATGGTTACCTCTCTTAGGAATTCCCCTTATACTCCTAGTAGAGAAAGCATAGAGAGGATATACAAAGAGGTTTTGTATTAA
- the amrB gene encoding AmmeMemoRadiSam system protein B: MCRLGLFDLGEKIFYILAMLEDGRSCRKPSYAGSFYPSEKFQLEKVVNEYIKEADVPKATLDSDILAIVSPHAGYKYSGVVAGYSYKAVAGKNYDIAIILAPSHHFYLNFFVIDDRDYYQIPLGVLKVNKEIVEFLRYKGGFEVAYRVQDEEHSLEVQLPFLYQAFMGKIEIVPILYGEETRSFMTKMAHTLIEVIDEFPEKKVLIVVSTDLSHYHSYSEAYEIDSRLAGVLVERDFEKFVSLIGSKKVEACGAGPLGTFIYLSNIRNKNVEVLKLLNSGDTSGTRDFVVGYMSAVMY; the protein is encoded by the coding sequence ATGTGTAGATTGGGATTATTTGATTTGGGTGAAAAGATTTTTTATATTTTAGCTATGCTGGAAGATGGCAGAAGTTGTAGAAAGCCCTCGTATGCGGGATCTTTCTACCCATCGGAGAAGTTTCAGCTTGAGAAAGTAGTGAATGAATACATAAAGGAAGCTGACGTTCCTAAGGCTACACTTGATAGTGACATACTTGCCATCGTATCACCCCACGCAGGATATAAATACTCAGGCGTGGTTGCAGGATATTCTTACAAAGCAGTAGCTGGCAAAAATTACGACATTGCGATAATACTAGCACCAAGCCACCACTTCTATCTGAACTTCTTCGTAATAGATGACAGAGATTACTACCAAATTCCTTTGGGTGTGTTGAAGGTAAACAAAGAGATAGTTGAGTTTTTAAGATACAAAGGGGGGTTTGAGGTTGCCTACAGGGTCCAAGACGAGGAACACTCTCTTGAAGTACAACTACCGTTTCTGTATCAGGCTTTCATGGGAAAGATAGAAATCGTACCTATCCTCTATGGGGAAGAAACAAGATCCTTTATGACAAAAATGGCACATACCCTAATAGAAGTTATAGATGAATTTCCTGAGAAAAAGGTGCTAATAGTTGTTTCAACAGATCTTTCTCACTATCACTCCTACTCTGAGGCATATGAGATTGATAGCAGGCTAGCAGGAGTACTGGTTGAAAGAGATTTTGAAAAGTTTGTATCCTTGATTGGTAGTAAAAAAGTAGAAGCCTGTGGTGCAGGACCTCTCGGAACATTTATATACCTAAGCAACATTAGGAACAAGAATGTTGAAGTTTTGAAATTACTAAACTCAGGTGACACTAGTGGAACAAGAGACTTTGTCGTCGGCTATATGTCAGCAGTTATGTATTAA